The Pseudochaenichthys georgianus unplaced genomic scaffold, fPseGeo1.2 scaffold_813_arrow_ctg1, whole genome shotgun sequence genome contains the following window.
TGATATTCAAAGAATAATGTGGATTGTTTTCAATGCTGTGTGGACTACTGTACTAAATGTGAAGGAACTGGTCTCAAGGTGACTGTCTGACAGCAGAATTTGCTCCTATCTGCTGGAAGATATGTCTACGTCATTCTAAACTTCAAGGGCCAAAGTGATCTAGAACGTGACGCCATAGATTGAAGCAGCGTGCGATCGCTAAGCCCCGCCCACCCACACAACGACCGCAGCTTTGCAACAGTTGCTAGGCAACCGCTGCCACTTGGTAATATCTGTTTCTTTTCAACCCTTTATAAACACATTTGAAGGCGTTTTTTCACACCTTTATTAACATGTTTTAAGGCTTTTTTCTTACGTTTTTTTTGCAGTAAGAAAACTCCAATATGATTTTGATAGAGTAACTAAAGTTTatataaagtatttttattatGTTGCAATTTTAAACATGAAATAGTGACTCACTTTGTACAAATGTTTGATTAAGAATGGTTATGAATATTTACAAATCATATCAGTGAAATAGTGAAATCTTTGATTTTCTTATCTCTCATGTTGTGGACCAAAGCGCTCCACTAGAAGTAGCAAGGATTCTGCACACCACTTCCACACTTTGAAATCCAACTGGAGCGGCAAGAGTTTACTTTGCAGCTGGAATCTAGCAGAATCAGTGGATCACAAAATAATCTGAATCTTGTCAGGATTCAAgtaatgtgtttgtgttgtgaacGTTGTGAAGCAGCcataggccctttctcatttcatcaaatccccctcctcgactcctcggtcctccggtagtgacccggaaatgaattttagcgcgccatgttgaaggacatctcatttctctaaatgcacttcgaggaccgaggaccgagcgtcgaggaggctctctggaggagctataaccgaggatacactgatgggtcctccacggttccttcatggatgcatttccggcaacagagatgtttcaaagagtcgtgacgcacggccggacttatctcagccaatgacagctctgcatgcatcccctggatattattgtattaactgctttcatcgcgacgtgaTGTttccagtgagaacagctgtgaggtccgtgcagaaagcagagcagtgtgtataatatatatcactcagtataacaggcctactctctttatttgctgtacgttttagtagatatctacaaacaaagtcgatattttttctaaaaccatttagtgcttcacaataaaatacacaacggctagcctgttttaggagctgtatgtgcgtgtgttcgGTGGtatgtgcgtgtggtacagtgtgggcatagatgcagcggacagacaggtctcagggcggactggccatcgggacgaatcccgatgggccggtactgaagtgggctggtcggacgatgtggccggtccggtaaccggcagggctcgacattaaatgcccgctggcccggaagcactatttagacaccccgggccaagCATAACGTACCTTGCCCGCTCGTACcgctaaaaatattgctttaaaaaaatggtcctgtgtattggtattttgacaagcaatgtagttaaattgtttcgtttatcaacgctacacaGCGCTCGGTGagtcggttgttgttgttgggggaaaagcaaacagctgttcgctcagcgcagcgggagcaggctcccgtgagcgcgctccttcactacagagtATCGCGCCACCTGAACATTCgccaaaaatgtttttaataccagcggtaaccggcccaAGCGCCggtaaaaaacaatcttcaaataaaagaaagtcaccggaggagttaaggagagggagaggagaagaagagggagaggaggtTTCAGCTTGatggatggagttggcttctacaCAGCAAATCAGCAGTGCTAATTTAACTCTTATAGAGTCAAATCCAACACTTTTAAAGTGTCTATATAGGTCCACACTGTTTTGAGTTAAAACTACACTTTTGAAAGTGTTAAAAGGTTTACACTAGGACAGAGTTCCAGCAACTCTCTCTATAGTTAAAAGTAACTCTGGTCAACACCGATCAGTGTTAAATGTACGCAACACTAGCTTGCAGTGTCAAAGGTTAACACCACAAGTGTACATTTTTAACACTAAATAGAGTTAAAGTCATATTAACACTATTAAGGATATAAAATGTAACTCAATATTTAACTCTTTAGAGTTGATTCATAAGCACTGTAGGGTGTCAATTTATAATTTCACCTACACACAATGCAACATTATTAATAAAAAACGATATAAAGAAAGACACAAGCCAAGTTTCAAAGTTTGCAGTTAACATGTAACTGTATTTGTGTGAAAACAACACATACAACATAGTCTTACATTAACATTCCACAGTACGTCCATGCAGTCCTTAACAGCACAGGTTACACAATATGACAATGTGGCACTATGTATGTTTTTCCATCCATCTCATTAGAAAACTGTTTGTCATAGGGTCTATAATAACGTAAATCATCAATAGAAATAACAGAACATGAATCAATCGTCTCCTCAATACAGTATGAACTATAGTGTTCATCAAAATACAGTGTGTCCACTTTGCAAATCAAAATGAAAGCTCGATCTTCATTTAGAATGATATTATTGATTTTTCCAAAAGTAGGAGTTTCTTTATCAGTTCTTATGGAAACAAAACATTCCAATTTGATAATCAGTTCCATAGTTCTTTACCCAGTTAATAGTTGACACGTCGCAGTATGCATTCACCTTAAATGCAGCACTTAAAGCCTCACCACCCTCCAAACTGTCGATCATTTCCTTCCTGACTGGACCAAACTCGAACCTCTGAAAATTAAAATTCTCCCAGTGATAAGCCAAATGTCTTTGGTGTTGTTTTACTAAGctttttgtaatgtttttgaAATTCTTCACTGATCTTTTAAAAAAATGATGTTTGGCCTCAAATCTCATGCACCATACATGGAGGAGTGGACCTATTTTTCGAATACACCTTGGATAATGTATCATAAAATGATGCTTTGGAATAAGTCTTCTGTCAGGAAACAAAGATTTGAACAGCTTGTGGTGATCAATGATTAAATGCTTCAAATAATATGTCATACCATTTGTAATAATTGATGAAAAAACAATATTCACAATCTGAATCAAGAGGAGGAGCAGATTCGAAcaattgttgtttctttcaaCAACATCACCAAGAATAAGGGGAGCATTTCGCAAGAGACACCATGACTGAATTGCATTCAATCCAAGATTTTTGCTCTCATCCATTTTTAAACCACTTGGCCTGTTCCGTCTCTCAGTATATCCGTAGTTGAAACTTTGGATCCTCATTGACAGTGTTTCCAGAGATAGACACTTCTGATTGACAAGGTACTGAAATACAAGTTTCAGTTCGTACTGCACTACACCTTCAAGCAAATCGTGCATGATGTCCACCGCGTAGTTATCAGAGGTGTGGAAACATGTTAGTGTATTGAGCAAGCATGTCTTCTTGACACCAAATGTTGACCCTAAAATAGGATTTTCCTGTAGAGCTGCACAATGTTCTGCATGGGTTTCTTTAGTACGAAAAACCATACCAGGGTCATCTTCAGTGAAGACGGACTGTAAATCTCCTTTGGTAGTTAAACAAAATCTACAACAATATGTTGCGCTGAAACACTCAACAAAACCAAACAGCCCGTGTAAACCCAGATTATCACCTGTTACTTGAATAACAGATCCTAGCAATGGCGAGTCAGAGAAAGGCACCTCTATCCCTTGCATTTCGAGTATTTTAAGATCATCAGTGAGAGGCTTTAGTATTGCATCAAATCCATATTTGTTCAGGTCTTGTGCATGAAAAAGTGCCACGACATGAATATTCATCAGCACAGAATTACATTTTGGGGGTAGGTTCCTCAATATGAAGTAAATACAACCAAGTTTGTGTATACCCTTCTTTGAACCTAAGGGATTTGCTGTCTCAAAATCGTCATAATAGAGTTGAACCTGTAGAGCGTGTTTTTGCTTGGAAAACAAATCATTGCTTTTCAGTCGTTTAAAGCTGAAAATAGTCTTAAATCAAGGTTATGCAACCGATAACATTGAAAGGTCTCAAGATTTTCAGTAAACAAAATCTGCAAGAGAAAATACTTGCCTGACTCATTTGAGTTTTGTTGTGCAGACAAGAGGTCATCAACATGAACATTAGAGTGTAGGTTCTTGCAGTCTGCCAAGATCCTAGGTTTGAAGAAAGTGGGCCATCTCGCCAACATTTTTCCAGAAATCTCTTCTCCAAACATCATTGTGAAATCTTGGTCAACCTACAGGAGAAACACCATGAGTCATGGCAACCCCTCAGACCAtccaaataataaacaaaatatgACATGTTGTTCTTACCAAGCCAGGGATGTCGAGGAAACACATCCAGGACTGTTGAAGAGGCTTGCTGGTCCCGAGTCATTGCTTGCCGACACTGAAATGTTGCCTTCATCTTCTCTTTGACAACTGATTCGTCAGCTGAATGCTTTATGAAGGATATTGCCTCTCTGCATTCCTCGCCAGTCAGTTGCTCACAAGTCAAGAGAAAATCCCTCTTGCTCTTTGGACCATCTTGATAGGTAGTGCTGGGGAAGCACCTCCGGGACTGAACCGCAGTGTTGCGCTGAACCGTCTTTATCCTCCATGCCAAGTAGCCAGATCCACCATCTGCATCATAGTAGTGTTCCTGTAACAtccaaaaataaatcaaaactgAGAACACAGAAGTGATAGCATTACAGGAAGGTTGTTCAAAAAGTTAAGAATGAACACACTTCCTTTTCACAAATTCGAATACAGGTCATTCATTCATAGACTTACGTATCCATTCTTTGAGTATGGATCTCTTAGACATGGAAATAGAGTGATGATGCCAAGAGCACACTTTTCTCGCACATGTGTTGGCGGGATCctcctttaaaaaaatatatatatattttatcttAAAAGTATAAATGCCTTACAGCTTTAGATTGTTTTAACATGTGAGCAGCTGTTTCCAAAATGTACATTACTTAGCACTATCTGTGAAAACATGATTAACACCAAAAGGGAATATTCAGTCCTTACCCATGAACTTCGATCATGTCAGCCACCAGTAGGTTTACCATCTGTCGTCGTGTACCATCCATCAATGTTTTAGTTGTCGCATACTCTTGCAAGATTTTTTCTCCCCCTAGCTTAGACTGGAGAACATCGCTGACCATCTAGAAGATAAAGAAGAATCATATGGGAAGTCATTATCTTGGGCATTCCATACAAATCATAGGTTATCTGCCCAATATATCCAtgtttaatgattaataaagaacTGAGTAAATTGCAAAAGTGTAGTCCCCTGTACCTCTTTGGCTGATTCCCGATCAGCGTGGACTCTTTTCACTCCACTGTCTCTCTCAAGAACTATTCTTGCATCTGATGAATCAGACACCGCAGAGGATGAAGCATTGGTCACGGAGAATGAGGTGTCTGAAAGGTCCGACTCCAGCAAAGTGTGCGATACATTTTGAAGCACAACTGCAAGATAGATAAAAGAATGACATACTCAatgaaagaagaaaaagaacataCTTTCAGCCCTCCAAACGATGTTACAGGGTAATCTCAGCAAAAACTCAGTAGGGATGGGTCCCTGATTTTCCATTGCGAGTCTGAATCTTACCTGAAGACTGTCCTGTGGACACTTTGACTGTAAGGTTCCCTGCTTGTAAAATCTCTTCAAAGACATCTGCATCCACCTCTGTCCCTGATTCATCAGTCAAGTGCAGCTCACTCTGTAGTGGTAAACCTAACTTTTCTATGACTGAGAGAGAATATTGAAATGTACCACCTGACAATATTGGTAGTTTAACTAAAACAAGATTCATTTGTTAGACTCAAACAATCAGTGATATGTATTCAAGTTATCCAtacctttcagaagaaatgTACTGTAGCTTTCATAGCCTTCTTCAGTCTCAGCCACTTTCACATATTTCTGGCTTTCGCCATATCTTACTTTCACCAACATGGTGTCCTAtaagaatacaaatgtattagCAAACATATTACAGAAATATCTAACAGACCtgttgctacaaaaatataattatgCATTTAAGTTTCGTTGAAATAATTTAGCAAAATGCTAACAGTGGAGCTCAACACCAGTGGCTAACGATAGCAGTATTACTGACATGTGGAGCTGAACATGCTAACACGTGGAGCTAAAAACCCGTGGCTAACGATAGCAGCTAATATGACTGACAAGTTGAGCTATTAGCTGCTATCGTTAGCCTTGGGTGTTTAGCTTCACATGTTAGTAATATATATTAAAGTAGCATATATTAGCCTCACATCTAATTCATATTGCAGGAGCTACTATTGTTGGTCACAGGTGTTTACCTCCACGTGTTAGTTAGTAATATTAGCTACTATGGCGTTTAGCTCCACCTGTTAATATGAGTTGCTATCGTTAGCCGCAGGTGTTTAGCTTTACTTATAGCAGCTAAACTTACTAACACTTTAAGCTTACAACCCGCGGCTAACAATAGCAGCTAATATACTAACACATGGAGCTAAACGCCCCAATAACAGACTTTGTAATGATATTAAAAAGATGTTAGGTTAAACACCCCTGGCTAATGATAGCAGCACATATTACTAGCATGTGGAGCGAAGACAGCAGTCAATGTAAAATAATTAGTATGTATGTAGCTGAAGGTAAGCGCTGTtcagttaaataaataaatacctgTACTAGGCTACTGGTTCGAAACATTTACTTACACGTTGGTCAGTTTATCCTCCAAATAGAATGTGGTGGTATGCTCCTCCGATTTGGGTCTCCCGCCTGGACTGCGcgcacacacattcacagtcaCGGCCACACCCAACAGAGTAACAGCCAGTGATCCACAGAAAGAGAGATTGTAACACTGGATATGTAATTAAATCAACACTCTAGAGTTGTTTGGAGAATTCAACAATTGACTCCCTGTTTCAACACCAACTCGTTTTGAATAATAACTATCTTGGAGTTGAATGACACTTAAAATGAGTTGAAACAACTCTATATTTAAATTTCCAACTCCAACACTGAAAATATAACACTTTTGATGTTGCTTTGTAGGTGCAGttacgcgtcctaaaacccttttataatctatcgattagatttatgattagaacattataaaagtaggctagacatgtggagattatccggctgaacaaaacgtgcatctaTCAAACagttttgttttccacagactttatttccagctattttccaaaaccctgtggagaaatcctttctgtggagggaaccagcagcttacttcctggtttcaggacgcgtcactgcacctctcaatatgatgccagtctaaaccatggatgtataataagaagggtgtggagggggagtgagctatcaagccctcaaacagcgagtctgcggCGGTGCTGatttgagaccggtctctaccatggatgtataataagaacgtataaacaaggtcttctgtcggctctgtgcaTCAATGCCGACCCATGCTGACAGTTAGTAGaccatataaaggtattggctttAGGGAAGTGTCACAGCAGTTTAGGAGAATGAGGGTTCCGGTTCTAATCTATTACATAGcctgacaggaaggcagaaagtgcatagtgcgaacaaataataataatagcagacattttttaataatgaccacaatatcattattttaataaaccaaatatgaacaattgaggaaaaggaggaagaactgattattcaaatgttgtagtaaagtagtaatgtagttagtgcataaattactatggcaacaaatgtgttaattttcttcattattagtcgatttttgtTTTGGACgaaatgctccgggccagtggttacagtGGGGGGGCCAGAGGttacagtggggggggggcggtGGTTACAGTGGGGGGGCCGGTGGTTACAGTAGGGGGGGGCAGAGGTTACAGTGGGGGGGCCAGAGGTTACAGTGGGGGGGCCACCGGAGGGAGTCCACCGGAGGGagacattatttacccttactgtctaccccCCACCCCCCGTAAATACAacgtttggcccgtaatttatttccctcattgtagcgaccagaggggagagggggggggatatatccagtctctgatagtgttacgttattatgagtgctctgtttgattctgaaattgtatatatttattagggctgtcaagttaacgcgttaataacgcgttaacgcaacaaaaaattaacgccactaattattttaacgcgattaacgcatgtgtattttttgtcctcggccgccccgtagtttcagagcgcatcgagtttaaaataccaactACAAGCTGccgctgacagccccgctcctgccgcccgcttgtggcagaccacacttccacgctcaccggcaggcaccgactggccatcgggaggaccgggagggtgtgtggatgtgtggcccgccccgagcgagcgagagagagaccttaagtgcattaccgtaccgcagtgtgaacgcggctattgttgttgttagcatctggtgctagctagctgcgctaacggatataaggagctgtttaaatgataacagaggagcgctctatccacacaactgcaccgagcacttgacttgatgcaggaagccagacagcgggacattggaggagaagtcagcacactcatgattgcagcaacatgattgcagcgtccaggcagctcccgttcgagcatatgccttgagttgcacatag
Protein-coding sequences here:
- the LOC117444458 gene encoding uncharacterized protein, encoding MLVKVRYGESQKYVKVAETEEGYESYSTFLLKVIEKLGLPLQSELHLTDESGTEVDADVFEEILQAGNLTVKVSTGQSSVVLQNVSHTLLESDLSDTSFSVTNASSSAVSDSSDARIVLERDSGVKRVHADRESAKEMVSDVLQSKLGGEKILQEYATTKTLMDGTRRQMVNLLVADMIEVHGRIPPTHVREKCALGIITLFPCLRDPYSKNGYEHYYDADGGSGYLAWRIKTVQRNTAVQSRRCFPSTTYQDGPKSKRDFLLTCEQLTGEECREAISFIKHSADESVVKEKMKATFQCRQAMTRDQQASSTVLDVFPRHPWLG